One region of Culex pipiens pallens isolate TS chromosome 2, TS_CPP_V2, whole genome shotgun sequence genomic DNA includes:
- the LOC120425528 gene encoding LYR motif-containing protein 2-like, whose amino-acid sequence MSKLPKAALSLKQFMLRQEVLKLYRTIFRTIRQVPDASSRHELREWARSDFRANRNQTEELAIKMLIQHANRSLKELQTSLELSGTPSGTKAAK is encoded by the exons ATGTCTAAATTACCCAAAGCAGCTCTTAGCTTGAAGCAG TTTATGCTCCGCCAGGAGGTCCTCAAGCTGTACCGGACCATCTTCCGCACGATCCGACAGGTTCCGGACGCGTCCAGCCGGCACGAACTGCGCGAGTGGGCGCGGTCCGATTTCCGCGCCAACCGCAACCAGACCGAAGAGCTGGCCATCAAAATGCTCATCCAGCACGCGAATCGTTCGCTCAAGGAGTTGCAGACCAGCCTGGAGCTGAGCGGAACGCCGTCGGGGACAAAAGCAGCGAAATAG